In the Candidatus Electrothrix sp. GW3-4 genome, one interval contains:
- a CDS encoding YkgJ family cysteine cluster protein, with product MKKEDLQDGMALLKQPVLPLVSMVQFMYQLSGPGAKVEDIIAEMTGPIETPYTVYPEPDKLLRRYLDQLQLLETVGTDNQPEELNAEVVDASGQPVDAVSACTVLINQRILEAELEEINSCLCAPCHCRLCCVGPEKAMAQEFFEIPLQDAETKLFSLPRHDTSESRSTSALDTASDDAVLQIEGRPFYQGADQCGNPELVHWRNGWSMILPKDASCPALEQNGRCTVYSQRPLVCRRPQIFSYILEALEPLKQSRKYMVRNSLLAVIDCPYVQFLQEEIVAYAAACELECILKANKG from the coding sequence GTGAAAAAAGAAGATCTCCAGGATGGCATGGCCCTGCTGAAACAGCCGGTGCTGCCGTTGGTCTCCATGGTGCAGTTTATGTATCAGCTCAGCGGCCCTGGAGCAAAGGTTGAAGACATCATTGCGGAGATGACAGGGCCGATTGAGACACCTTACACGGTCTACCCGGAGCCGGATAAGTTATTACGCCGGTATCTTGATCAGCTGCAGTTACTGGAAACAGTGGGCACAGATAATCAACCGGAGGAGCTGAACGCAGAGGTGGTGGATGCGTCAGGCCAGCCAGTGGATGCCGTCTCGGCCTGCACCGTTTTGATCAACCAACGTATTCTGGAGGCGGAGCTGGAGGAGATCAACTCCTGCCTTTGTGCGCCCTGTCATTGTCGGCTTTGCTGTGTCGGCCCGGAGAAAGCAATGGCCCAGGAGTTCTTTGAGATCCCTTTGCAGGATGCTGAGACCAAGCTCTTTTCTTTGCCCCGCCATGATACATCCGAGAGTCGGTCCACGTCGGCCCTTGATACGGCGTCGGACGATGCTGTTTTACAGATTGAGGGGCGTCCTTTTTATCAAGGTGCTGATCAATGCGGCAACCCGGAGCTGGTGCATTGGCGAAACGGCTGGAGCATGATCCTGCCCAAGGATGCATCCTGTCCCGCCCTTGAACAGAACGGACGTTGCACCGTATACAGTCAGCGCCCTCTGGTCTGCCGCCGTCCACAGATCTTTAGTTACATCCTTGAAGCGCTTGAGCCGCTGAAACAGAGCAGGAAATATATGGTTCGAAATTCTCTTCTTGCTGTAATTGATTGTCCTTATGTGCAATTTTTGCAAGAGGAAATTGTCGCCT
- the def gene encoding peptide deformylase, which yields MAIREIITYPAPVLRKKAVKIEAFDHELRELTDDMVETMYAAQGVGLAANQIGIAEQIVVVDISTQEDEQKNIVLINPVISEGEGKVLDQEGCLSVLEYSAKVERFQKIRVTAQDLEGKELDFIAEDRFARIIQHEVDHLHGTLFIDRISSLKRGLYKKKLKKILKN from the coding sequence ATGGCTATCAGAGAAATAATAACCTATCCTGCTCCGGTTCTCCGGAAAAAAGCAGTAAAAATAGAAGCATTTGACCACGAACTTCGTGAGCTGACTGATGACATGGTCGAGACCATGTATGCCGCCCAGGGTGTTGGATTGGCTGCAAACCAGATCGGTATTGCCGAACAAATCGTGGTTGTTGATATCTCTACCCAGGAAGACGAACAGAAAAACATCGTCCTCATCAATCCTGTTATCTCCGAGGGGGAAGGCAAGGTACTGGATCAGGAAGGCTGCCTGAGTGTCCTGGAGTACAGCGCCAAGGTGGAACGCTTCCAAAAGATCCGGGTTACGGCCCAGGATCTGGAAGGAAAAGAATTGGATTTCATTGCCGAAGACCGTTTTGCCCGCATCATCCAACACGAGGTGGATCATCTGCACGGCACCTTATTCATTGACCGGATAAGTAGCCTAAAACGGGGCCTGTACAAGAAAAAACTCAAAAAAATCTTAAAAAATTAA